One genomic region from Gemmatimonas aurantiaca encodes:
- a CDS encoding DUF4184 family protein, with amino-acid sequence MPATILSHQALVLPLKMRWPHRFSGLALCIGSMAPDLEFIGRMSHDWLFSHTLTAQVWFTVPVTLLLVWLLTAVLLPALVPYLRDHPDWRLHDLLALRAPVTWQDWGSVAFSGWLGGVSHVVLDGITHGNHSGWLVPWFPVLRTSVPHFGGPVPLHDALQCWLTIGFAVLSLRWWRRIARERLLWSWRGTSAWTPPRQCRTVAYRLLAMVAIAAGTGVVIGGVFVARESGKAAAAAMAFGALDVVFVALIVAATILRRRRNTDHHASDATHHVMVSAGMTAG; translated from the coding sequence ATGCCCGCGACGATCCTGTCCCACCAGGCGCTGGTCCTGCCGCTCAAGATGCGCTGGCCGCATCGCTTTTCCGGTCTGGCATTGTGCATCGGCAGCATGGCTCCCGATCTCGAATTCATCGGGCGCATGTCACACGACTGGCTCTTCAGTCACACACTGACGGCACAGGTGTGGTTCACCGTGCCGGTGACCCTGCTGCTCGTGTGGTTGCTCACCGCCGTGCTGCTTCCGGCACTGGTGCCCTATCTTCGCGACCATCCCGACTGGCGACTGCACGATCTGCTGGCATTGCGCGCGCCGGTGACCTGGCAGGACTGGGGATCGGTGGCATTCTCCGGATGGCTCGGCGGGGTGAGCCATGTCGTGCTCGATGGCATCACGCATGGCAATCACAGCGGCTGGCTGGTGCCATGGTTTCCCGTGTTGCGTACGTCGGTGCCGCATTTCGGCGGACCGGTGCCGTTGCACGATGCTCTCCAATGCTGGCTGACGATCGGATTCGCGGTGTTGTCGCTGCGCTGGTGGCGGCGCATCGCGCGTGAACGGTTGTTGTGGTCGTGGCGCGGCACCTCGGCGTGGACACCTCCGCGTCAATGTCGAACGGTCGCCTATCGACTGCTGGCGATGGTGGCCATCGCCGCGGGAACCGGGGTCGTCATCGGTGGTGTCTTCGTCGCGCGGGAGAGTGGCAAGGCAGCGGCCGCCGCGATGGCGTTCGGGGCACTCGATGTGGTGTTCGTGGCGCTGATCGTTGCGGCCACCATCCTCCGACGGCGCCGGAATACGGATCACCACGCATCAGATGCCACCCATCATGTCATGGTTTCCGCCGGCATGACCGCCGGTTGA
- a CDS encoding type IV pilus twitching motility protein PilT: MPQLDRVLSRIEAGAASQIVLEADTSIHCVTPSGLQPVSAQVLTRAQALALVHEMAGPDDKPAVAAGTGIRFLYRWNDKQWLVQQEADAPLRIRIRQWVDKPGPSDPNVPEGTRHLRRRASDKPFGSFENETTAREAIDRLLREQVRRGAADLHLRVGEPPILRLGGDLVRIEGESVLDDPTVSGMLWAIMPDKNKAEFDGNWDTDFAHEIADVSRFRVNVLRDRKGVAAVIRTIATGTVTVEQMGISPEVQQLCHLTKGLVLVTGPTGSGKSTTLCALVDLINRTRSDHIITIEDPIEFVHQSKKCLITQRQVGVHTQSFKSALRAALREDPDIVLVGELRDLETIAIALETAETGHLVFGTLHTSTAASTINRIVDQFPADRQDQIRVMLSESLKGVVSQTLCRKIGGGRVAAREILLVNKAVSALIREGKTVQIPNIIQTNRRLGMETLNDALLSLVRNKTIEAEEAFVRSVEKKEMAGKLKAMGYNLDGLTSEE, from the coding sequence GTGCCTCAACTCGACCGTGTCCTGTCCCGCATCGAAGCCGGTGCGGCTTCGCAGATCGTGCTCGAAGCGGATACCTCCATTCACTGCGTCACGCCCAGCGGATTGCAGCCGGTCAGTGCGCAGGTCCTCACGCGCGCGCAGGCACTCGCGCTCGTGCACGAGATGGCGGGCCCCGATGACAAACCCGCCGTGGCCGCAGGAACCGGCATTCGTTTCCTGTATCGCTGGAACGACAAGCAGTGGCTGGTGCAACAGGAGGCGGACGCGCCTCTGCGCATCCGCATCAGACAGTGGGTGGACAAGCCCGGCCCCTCGGATCCCAACGTTCCCGAAGGAACGCGCCATCTCCGTCGTCGCGCGTCCGACAAACCGTTCGGGTCCTTCGAAAACGAGACGACGGCGCGCGAAGCGATCGACCGCCTGCTCCGTGAACAGGTCCGTCGCGGCGCGGCCGATCTGCATCTGCGTGTGGGAGAGCCGCCCATCCTGCGACTGGGCGGCGATCTCGTGCGCATCGAGGGAGAGAGTGTGCTCGACGACCCCACCGTGTCGGGCATGCTGTGGGCCATCATGCCCGACAAGAACAAAGCGGAATTCGACGGCAACTGGGACACCGACTTCGCCCACGAGATCGCCGACGTCTCCCGTTTCCGCGTCAACGTGTTGCGCGACCGCAAAGGGGTGGCCGCCGTGATCCGCACCATTGCCACGGGGACCGTGACGGTGGAGCAGATGGGCATCTCCCCCGAGGTGCAGCAGCTCTGTCACCTCACGAAGGGATTGGTGCTCGTCACCGGTCCCACCGGCTCCGGCAAGTCCACCACGCTCTGCGCGCTCGTCGATCTCATCAATCGTACACGGTCCGATCACATCATCACGATCGAAGACCCCATCGAGTTCGTGCACCAGAGCAAGAAGTGTCTGATCACGCAACGTCAGGTGGGCGTGCACACGCAGTCGTTCAAGAGCGCGTTGCGCGCGGCCCTGCGTGAGGATCCCGACATCGTGCTGGTGGGCGAGCTCCGCGATCTCGAGACCATCGCCATCGCGCTCGAAACGGCGGAAACCGGTCACCTGGTCTTCGGCACCCTGCACACCAGCACGGCGGCCTCCACGATCAATCGCATCGTCGATCAGTTCCCGGCCGATCGCCAGGATCAGATCCGCGTCATGCTCTCCGAATCACTGAAGGGCGTGGTGTCCCAGACGCTGTGCCGCAAGATCGGCGGCGGACGCGTGGCCGCGCGCGAGATCCTGCTGGTCAACAAGGCCGTCAGCGCGCTCATCCGCGAAGGCAAGACGGTGCAGATCCCGAACATCATCCAGACGAATCGTCGGCTCGGCATGGAAACACTGAACGACGCGTTGCTCAGTCTCGTGCGCAACAAGACGATCGAAGCCGAAGAGGCCTTCGTGAGGTCCGTCGAAAAGAAGGAGATGGCGGGCAAGCTCAAGGCGATGGGATACAACCTCGACGGACTGACTTCGGAGGAATAG
- a CDS encoding RidA family protein, whose product MRISQRFTQHSARQRLTCAVLIATMALGTGCTVSEDTAAANAAANAAGTVSGADPEFIQPGGPPANPFSPAVRVGNLIFVSGTLGTLPDGKLAPGGIQAETKQLLENIKGTLGAAGVGMDRVVKCTVFLADLAEWPAMNEVYRQYFTNGKFPARAAVQATLLFGARVEMECVAAR is encoded by the coding sequence ATGCGAATCTCCCAGCGTTTCACTCAGCATTCCGCGCGGCAGCGTCTGACTTGTGCCGTGCTCATCGCGACCATGGCCCTCGGGACCGGTTGCACCGTGTCGGAAGACACGGCTGCGGCCAATGCGGCGGCGAATGCCGCTGGTACCGTGTCGGGCGCCGATCCGGAGTTCATCCAGCCGGGCGGGCCGCCGGCGAACCCGTTCTCGCCGGCGGTGCGGGTGGGCAACCTCATCTTCGTTTCCGGCACGCTGGGGACGCTCCCCGACGGCAAGCTCGCGCCAGGCGGCATTCAGGCGGAGACGAAACAGTTGCTGGAGAACATCAAGGGCACGCTGGGCGCGGCCGGTGTGGGCATGGACCGTGTCGTGAAGTGCACGGTGTTTCTGGCGGATCTCGCGGAGTGGCCGGCCATGAACGAGGTGTACCGGCAGTACTTCACCAACGGGAAGTTTCCGGCGCGAGCGGCCGTGCAGGCGACGCTGCTGTTCGGGGCCAGAGTGGAGATGGAGTGCGTGGCGGCGCGGTAA
- a CDS encoding GMC family oxidoreductase, producing the protein MQARQTTEYDAIVVGSGISGGWAAKELTEKGLKVLLLERGRNIEHIKDYPNATKGPWEYPHRGGRTQQMIEDYPVLSRDYPLNEKNLGFWVNEKESPYTEAKRFDWYRGYHVGGRSLMWGRQSYRWSDFDFEANAREGIAVDWPIRYKDIAAWYSYVEKHAGIQGTREGLPHLPDSEFLPGFPLNCGEEHVATQIRKNYGGKRHLIIGRSANLTQPLPGRGQCQTRNACWLGCIFGAYFSTQSSTLPAAVKTGNLTLKTNAIVHELVYDKDTKRVAGVRVVDALTNEATEYRAKIFFLCASTLNSTWLLMRSARDIWPGGLGSASGELGHNLMDHHFRLGASGTLEGFDDKYYYGRRPTGFYIPRFQNLFGDKRPYLRGFGYQGSASRQGWERAVAELGIGGEFKDAMAQPGGWTIGATAFGEMLPDHRNMITIDETKRDKWGLPVLRIDCEIGENERLMRKDMTTELAEMFESSGAKNVRTFDNGYFPGMGIHEMGTARMGRDPKTSVLNANNQVWDALNVFVTDGSCMTSASAVNPSLTYMALTARAADFAVNELNRRNL; encoded by the coding sequence GTGCAGGCACGACAGACCACCGAGTACGACGCCATCGTCGTCGGCTCCGGGATCTCCGGCGGCTGGGCCGCCAAGGAGCTCACCGAAAAGGGGCTCAAAGTCCTCCTGCTCGAACGCGGACGCAACATCGAGCACATCAAGGACTACCCCAATGCCACCAAGGGTCCGTGGGAGTATCCGCACCGCGGTGGGCGCACCCAGCAGATGATCGAGGACTATCCCGTCCTCAGTCGCGACTATCCGCTCAACGAAAAGAATCTCGGCTTCTGGGTCAACGAGAAGGAGTCTCCGTACACCGAGGCCAAACGCTTCGACTGGTATCGCGGCTATCATGTGGGCGGTCGTTCGCTCATGTGGGGTCGGCAGTCGTACCGCTGGAGCGATTTCGACTTCGAGGCCAACGCGCGCGAAGGCATCGCCGTGGACTGGCCCATCCGCTACAAGGACATCGCGGCCTGGTATTCGTACGTCGAGAAGCATGCCGGCATCCAGGGCACACGCGAAGGATTGCCGCATCTTCCCGACAGCGAATTCCTGCCCGGTTTTCCGCTCAACTGCGGCGAGGAACATGTCGCGACGCAGATCCGAAAGAACTACGGTGGCAAGCGCCATCTGATCATCGGACGCAGCGCCAATCTCACGCAGCCCCTGCCGGGACGCGGCCAGTGCCAGACGCGCAATGCCTGCTGGCTGGGCTGCATTTTCGGCGCCTATTTCAGCACCCAATCGTCCACGCTGCCGGCCGCGGTCAAAACCGGCAATCTCACGCTCAAGACCAACGCCATCGTGCACGAACTCGTGTACGACAAGGACACCAAACGGGTCGCCGGTGTGCGGGTGGTCGATGCGCTCACCAACGAAGCCACCGAGTATCGCGCCAAGATCTTCTTCCTGTGCGCGTCCACACTCAACAGCACCTGGCTGCTCATGCGCTCCGCGCGCGACATCTGGCCCGGTGGACTGGGCAGCGCCAGCGGTGAGCTTGGCCACAACCTCATGGACCATCACTTCCGGCTCGGTGCCAGCGGCACCCTGGAAGGGTTCGACGACAAATACTACTACGGCCGTCGACCGACGGGATTCTACATCCCGCGGTTCCAGAATCTCTTCGGCGACAAACGTCCGTATCTGCGCGGCTTCGGGTATCAGGGCAGCGCCAGTCGGCAGGGATGGGAACGGGCGGTGGCGGAACTCGGCATCGGCGGGGAGTTCAAGGACGCCATGGCACAACCCGGTGGCTGGACGATCGGCGCAACGGCGTTCGGGGAAATGCTCCCCGATCATCGCAACATGATCACGATCGACGAAACGAAGCGCGACAAGTGGGGACTGCCCGTGCTCAGGATCGATTGTGAGATCGGCGAGAACGAGCGGCTCATGCGGAAGGACATGACCACCGAACTGGCCGAGATGTTCGAGAGCAGCGGCGCGAAAAACGTGCGCACGTTCGACAACGGCTACTTCCCGGGCATGGGCATCCACGAGATGGGCACGGCCCGCATGGGACGCGATCCGAAGACCTCGGTGCTCAACGCCAACAATCAGGTCTGGGATGCGCTCAATGTGTTCGTCACGGATGGCTCGTGCATGACCTCCGCCTCCGCGGTGAATCCGTCGCTCACGTACATGGCCCTCACCGCACGCGCTGCGGACTTCGCCGTGAACGAACTCAATCGTCGCAATCTGTAG
- a CDS encoding gluconate 2-dehydrogenase subunit 3 family protein, which yields MTNDSDRLPSRSPAEPAPPAGIDRREVIRRVGLLLGGAAFVGGTTLLDACVGDAPANGTATGGTGRTIGTFTVKDQAFLDEIADTILPTTGKSPGAKAAGTGTFMAVMVTDCYTPADQAIFRAGMSTVNEACQTLHKTSFMEATPTQRNAVLVQLDREQHDYMRGKKAEDPTHYFRMMKELTMLGFFTSEIGYTQAMRYKETPGAYQPCIPYAPGETIWASHA from the coding sequence ATGACCAACGACTCCGACCGACTCCCATCTCGGTCACCTGCCGAACCGGCCCCGCCAGCAGGCATCGATCGCCGAGAGGTGATCCGCCGCGTGGGCCTGCTGCTGGGCGGCGCGGCATTCGTCGGTGGCACCACGTTGCTCGATGCCTGCGTGGGCGATGCGCCCGCCAATGGCACCGCCACGGGAGGCACCGGCCGTACCATCGGCACGTTCACCGTGAAGGATCAGGCATTCCTCGACGAGATCGCCGACACCATTCTGCCCACCACCGGCAAATCACCCGGCGCCAAAGCCGCGGGCACCGGCACCTTCATGGCCGTGATGGTCACCGATTGTTATACACCGGCGGATCAGGCCATCTTCCGCGCCGGCATGTCCACCGTGAACGAGGCCTGCCAGACGCTGCACAAGACCTCGTTCATGGAAGCCACTCCCACGCAGCGCAATGCCGTGCTCGTGCAACTCGACCGGGAACAGCACGACTACATGCGCGGCAAGAAAGCGGAAGATCCCACTCACTATTTCCGCATGATGAAGGAGCTGACCATGCTCGGCTTCTTCACCTCGGAGATCGGATACACACAGGCCATGCGCTACAAGGAAACACCGGGTGCGTATCAGCCGTGTATCCCCTACGCACCCGGTGAAACCATCTGGGCCTCACACGCGTGA
- a CDS encoding DinB family protein — protein MYHTLDEFRTQWAFESEQTQHILEALTDASLAQRIDDAGGRTLGQLAWHITQTVPEMTNKTGLAVSGPGEHDPTPTSAAAIASAYKAASASLLAEIASKWSDASLTTENDMYGMTWTKAQTLNVVITHQAHHRGQMTVLMRQAGLRVPGIYGPAREDWAAMGMEPPPL, from the coding sequence ATGTATCACACGCTTGACGAATTCCGTACGCAGTGGGCGTTTGAATCGGAGCAGACGCAGCATATCCTCGAGGCCCTCACCGACGCGTCTCTCGCGCAGCGCATCGACGATGCCGGCGGCCGCACGCTGGGTCAGTTGGCGTGGCACATCACGCAGACGGTCCCCGAGATGACGAACAAGACCGGACTGGCCGTGAGCGGACCGGGCGAACATGACCCCACCCCCACGTCGGCCGCCGCCATCGCCAGCGCCTACAAAGCCGCCTCGGCATCGCTGCTCGCCGAGATCGCCAGCAAGTGGAGCGATGCCTCGCTGACCACGGAAAACGACATGTACGGCATGACGTGGACCAAAGCGCAGACCCTCAACGTGGTGATCACGCACCAGGCTCACCATCGTGGACAGATGACGGTGCTCATGCGCCAGGCGGGGCTGCGCGTGCCCGGCATCTACGGACCGGCCCGCGAGGATTGGGCGGCGATGGGCATGGAGCCGCCGCCACTCTGA
- a CDS encoding SRPBCC family protein, with the protein MKTLWLVSGAVAGSIVLLGVSTWMVGTRLPEAHTATVSAELTAAPDVVASRIRDIARHAEWRPDVTRIELVPDVEGVAHDAAQVDARGGVRYVEHGSNGRIPFVFREEVPGRVFTSTIDTDTLPFGGVWTITLEPLDDVRTRVTIREDGVVRSPLFRTISRYVMGHTHSIEAYLRALTASFSA; encoded by the coding sequence ATGAAGACGTTGTGGTTGGTGAGCGGAGCGGTGGCCGGGAGCATCGTGTTGCTCGGGGTGTCGACCTGGATGGTCGGTACGCGCTTGCCGGAAGCCCACACGGCGACCGTATCGGCCGAACTGACGGCTGCGCCCGACGTCGTCGCCTCGCGTATCCGTGACATCGCGCGTCACGCCGAATGGCGCCCTGACGTCACCCGTATCGAGTTGGTGCCTGACGTGGAGGGCGTAGCGCACGACGCAGCACAAGTCGACGCGCGGGGGGGCGTACGCTACGTGGAACACGGCAGCAACGGCCGTATCCCGTTTGTTTTCCGGGAGGAGGTTCCGGGGCGCGTCTTCACCAGTACGATCGACACCGATACGTTGCCGTTCGGCGGAGTCTGGACGATCACCCTGGAACCGCTCGACGATGTCCGCACGCGCGTGACCATTCGTGAGGATGGTGTGGTGCGATCACCGCTCTTCCGCACCATCAGTCGCTACGTGATGGGGCACACGCACAGCATCGAGGCGTACCTGCGGGCGCTCACTGCCAGCTTCTCCGCCTGA
- a CDS encoding MarR family winged helix-turn-helix transcriptional regulator: MTSRTPESHDAATDAATDAPVEAPVDAALDDLVDAVQQAYPSLWFACHVEHRTRGEPHPTGLTDREATILAHIASDGTAPAPLAAHLGMAKSSLSAHIARLEQLGYLRSDATDVDARRRLLVLTPEGRAARRSASPLHADRIAGVLAQLDEADRAQAVQGLALLARAAQQFMTQARMSAAGEAR; encoded by the coding sequence ATGACCTCACGCACCCCGGAATCACATGATGCGGCAACCGATGCGGCAACCGATGCGCCGGTTGAGGCGCCTGTTGATGCCGCGCTCGATGATCTCGTCGATGCCGTGCAGCAGGCCTACCCTTCACTCTGGTTCGCCTGTCATGTGGAGCATCGCACGCGTGGTGAGCCCCATCCGACCGGCCTCACCGATCGTGAAGCCACCATCCTGGCGCATATCGCGTCCGATGGCACCGCGCCCGCACCGCTGGCCGCGCACCTTGGCATGGCCAAGTCGTCGCTCAGTGCCCATATCGCGCGACTCGAACAGCTCGGCTACCTGCGGAGCGATGCGACCGACGTCGATGCACGCCGTCGTCTCCTCGTGCTGACACCCGAAGGGCGGGCGGCGCGGCGCAGTGCGTCGCCTCTGCACGCGGATCGTATTGCCGGGGTGCTGGCCCAACTCGATGAGGCGGATCGTGCACAGGCCGTGCAGGGGCTCGCGCTGCTGGCGCGTGCCGCGCAGCAGTTCATGACTCAGGCCCGGATGTCTGCCGCCGGGGAGGCGCGATGA
- a CDS encoding PQQ-dependent sugar dehydrogenase, whose amino-acid sequence MTRSLPAVFLLGLLSVAPFATAPAQAAANGPLLTGVQKSTVHDYRAVKVADGFVNPWAIAFLPSGDMLVTERPGRLRIVRRGALLPKPVAGVPEVVAAGQGGLLDVVLHPNFAQNHFVYLTYSKAVPGGSTTALYRARFENDALVDGKDIFVAETRGRPGHFGSRVAFDKNGHLFMSVGERQAPPEGDLTKHPAQDLSNHHGKILRLMDDGRVPPDNPFVNQAGAKPEIWSYGHRNPQGLIVHPTTGDVWETEHGPQGGDELNLILPGKNYGWPVVGFGVNYGAGKAIHAGTMAPGMENAKNVWVPSIATSGLLLYTGTRFPEWRNSLFVGGLAGQKLVRVTLDGQRAEVADNLMKNQGRIRDVRQGPDGLIYLAIDDQGGQPTPIVRLEPVVRK is encoded by the coding sequence ATGACCCGTTCATTGCCCGCCGTGTTTCTGCTGGGGCTGCTGAGTGTCGCCCCATTTGCCACCGCCCCTGCCCAGGCGGCCGCCAACGGTCCGCTGCTGACCGGGGTGCAGAAGTCGACGGTGCACGACTATCGCGCGGTGAAGGTGGCGGACGGATTCGTGAACCCGTGGGCGATCGCGTTTCTGCCGTCGGGTGACATGCTGGTGACGGAACGACCGGGGCGTCTGCGCATCGTGCGACGCGGGGCCCTGCTTCCCAAGCCGGTGGCGGGTGTGCCGGAGGTGGTGGCCGCGGGACAGGGTGGCCTGCTCGACGTGGTGCTGCATCCGAATTTCGCGCAGAACCATTTTGTCTACCTCACCTACAGCAAGGCGGTGCCGGGCGGCTCCACCACGGCGCTGTATCGGGCGCGTTTCGAGAACGATGCGCTGGTGGACGGCAAGGACATCTTCGTGGCGGAAACCCGCGGTCGTCCCGGTCATTTCGGGTCGCGTGTGGCGTTCGACAAGAACGGGCATCTGTTCATGAGCGTGGGTGAGCGCCAGGCGCCGCCTGAAGGCGATCTCACCAAGCATCCCGCGCAGGATCTGAGCAATCATCACGGCAAGATTCTTCGCCTGATGGACGATGGCCGTGTGCCGCCGGACAATCCGTTCGTCAATCAGGCGGGCGCGAAGCCGGAGATCTGGAGCTACGGACATCGCAATCCGCAGGGACTGATCGTGCATCCGACCACGGGTGACGTGTGGGAGACGGAGCACGGTCCGCAGGGCGGCGACGAACTCAATCTCATTCTGCCCGGCAAGAACTACGGCTGGCCGGTGGTGGGATTCGGCGTGAACTACGGCGCCGGCAAGGCCATTCACGCGGGAACGATGGCACCGGGCATGGAGAACGCGAAGAACGTCTGGGTGCCATCCATCGCGACCTCGGGGTTGCTGCTCTACACGGGCACACGGTTCCCGGAATGGCGGAACAGCCTGTTCGTGGGTGGACTGGCCGGCCAGAAGCTGGTGCGGGTGACGCTCGACGGGCAGCGTGCGGAGGTGGCGGACAATCTCATGAAGAACCAGGGGCGCATCCGCGACGTGCGGCAGGGACCGGATGGGCTGATCTATCTGGCCATCGACGATCAGGGTGGACAGCCTACGCCGATCGTGAGGCTCGAGCCGGTGGTGCGGAAGTAG
- a CDS encoding histone deacetylase, which translates to MLHLWSSASYAIALPEGHRFPMAKYQLLREAVLGAGLVPPERLHDPGRAADVDLLRVHTPEYVTSIRDGTLSPAAQRRIGLPWSPSFVERAFRVVQGTIEASEAALVHGLTMNLAGGTHHAFPGHGEGFCTFNDVAVAVRRLQARGLVERVAIVDLDVHQGNGTHACFADDARVYTFSMHGAKNFPFHKVPGRLDVELDDGTDDATYLVLLERYLPIVLREARPDLVVYLAGADPHEGDRLGRLALTFEGLVARDRLVIASCREVGLPVCVTMSGGYGRQIADTVTAHTNTVRVLCAYDGAFAHA; encoded by the coding sequence ATGCTTCACCTGTGGTCGTCCGCCAGTTATGCCATCGCGCTCCCGGAGGGGCATCGCTTCCCCATGGCGAAGTACCAGTTGCTGCGCGAAGCCGTGCTGGGCGCGGGGCTGGTGCCACCCGAGCGTCTGCACGATCCCGGTCGGGCGGCCGACGTCGATCTGCTGCGGGTGCATACGCCGGAGTACGTGACGAGCATCCGTGACGGCACACTCTCGCCCGCGGCCCAGCGCCGTATCGGGCTGCCGTGGAGTCCGTCCTTCGTGGAACGGGCCTTTCGTGTGGTGCAGGGCACCATCGAGGCCAGTGAGGCGGCGCTGGTGCATGGACTCACGATGAATCTCGCGGGCGGCACCCATCACGCCTTCCCGGGTCATGGCGAAGGGTTCTGCACATTCAACGACGTGGCCGTGGCGGTGCGGCGTCTCCAGGCGCGTGGGCTGGTGGAGCGTGTGGCGATCGTGGATCTCGATGTGCATCAGGGCAACGGCACGCATGCCTGCTTCGCGGACGATGCACGCGTGTACACGTTCAGCATGCACGGCGCGAAGAATTTTCCGTTTCACAAAGTGCCGGGGCGTCTCGACGTGGAACTCGACGACGGAACGGACGATGCGACCTATCTCGTCCTGCTCGAGCGGTATCTGCCGATCGTGTTGCGTGAGGCCCGACCGGATCTGGTGGTGTATCTCGCCGGTGCCGATCCGCACGAGGGCGACCGCCTGGGTCGTCTCGCCCTCACCTTCGAAGGGCTGGTGGCCCGCGACCGCCTGGTGATCGCGAGTTGCCGGGAGGTGGGGCTGCCGGTGTGTGTCACCATGTCCGGTGGGTATGGACGGCAGATCGCAGACACGGTCACCGCGCACACCAATACGGTCCGGGTGTTGTGCGCCTACGACGGGGCGTTCGCGCATGCGTGA